Genomic segment of Umezawaea sp. Da 62-37:
CACGGTCGTCGCGGTCGGCGACTCGATCACCGACGGCGGGTACTCGACCACCGACGCGAACCACCGCTGGCCCGACTACCTCGCGGACCGGATCGGGCTGCTCCCGGCCGCCGACCGGCTGGGCGTCCTGAACTCGGGCATCAGCGCCAACCGGCTGCTGCTCGACGGCGGCGAGCCCGCCTACGGGCGCAGCGCGTTGGCGAGGCTGGACGACGACGTGCTGAACCGGACGAACGTGCGCTCGGTGATCCTGCTCGAAGGCGTCAACGACCTGCACCAGGACCCGCGCCAGGCCGATCCCGCCAAGTTCGTCGCCGGGTACAAGGAAGTCGTCGCCCGCCTGCACGCCAAGGGGATCAAGGTGTTCGGCGCGACCATCACGCCGATCAAGGGCTGGAGTTCCCACACCGACGGCATGGAGGCGACGCGCGGCGCGGTGAACGAGTTCATCCGCACCGGGGGAGCCTTCGACGGCGTGCTCGACTTCGACGCGGCGCTGCGGGACGCGCAGGACCCGTTGCGGCTCAAGGCGGAGTTCGACTCCGGCGACCACCTGCACCCGTCGGACGCGGGCAACGCCGCCCTCGCGGCGACGGTGGACCTGGCCCGGCTGTAGAGGACGTGAGCGGTCGGGGGTCCCGGCAGACCTCCCGGCCACTCACGCCCAGTCGATGTCCTCGGTGCCAGCCAGCGGTTCGCGACCGGCTCCCGCTCCGAGCACCTCGGGGACGGCCGTGTCGGCCTCGTGCAGCACCGCGGGGAACCGCAGCCCGGTCCGCTCCTCCAGTTCCGCGACCGCCACCTGGAACACCCGGAACTCGTCCAGGTCCAGTGCCTCCAGCTGGTCCAGGTTCTGGGTCAGCAGGAACGCCCTGGTCCGCAGCTCGCCGTCCACGGTGAAGGTGATCACCTTCCAGAACTCCCGCGGCAGCGCCACGGACCGGAAGACCCGGTCGTCGGCGGCGAACACCGGCCCGCCGCTCACGCTCACCCGCAGGTCGTCGACCTCGACGTCGGCGAACAGCGCGTCCTCCAACCCGCCCCACAGCCCGGCTTTGGCGCTCTGGTTGAAGTCATCCATCTGCGGCGTGATGTTGGTGAAGTAGAACGAGTCCGTGTTCGCCTTGTCCGCCACCGCGGCGGTGCCCCAGATCAGGTCGGCGCGGCGCGCGATGTGGCCGCGGTCGAGCCGGTTGCCCTTGTACAGCTCGTCGCCGATCTGGGTGTCCGCGGGCAGCCGGGGGTCCTTGACGAACGGGATGCCGTCGCGGTCGAGCTTGCGCAACGAGCCGCCGTCGATGTTCCACGCCACCCAGAGCGCGAACCGGCGTGACCCGCTCATGGCCAACGAGAAGTGCGTGTAGTCGATCCGTTCGCTGCCGCCCAGCAGCACCGCGTCGTCCCGCGTGGCCGCGGTCAGCGCGGGCACGTCCACCCGCACGCCGAGGAAGTCCGCGTCGTACCCGGTCGGCACGGCCTGCGCGACCACCGCCGACGGCGGGTCCAGCGTCACCTCCAGCTTCTCGAACACCGAGCGCGGCAGGCACGCCAGCGCGTGCTCGTCCGGATCACCGCCGCCCTCGCCCGCGAAGTGCAGGCCCGCCAGCACCTTGCTGGGCCTGCCGTTGCCCAGCTTGAAGATCCACGCCGCGCCCGAGTCGCCGCCCGAGCTGATCTCGCCGTCGGCGGGAGCGTTGCGCGGATCCACGCCGATCTCGAACCCGCCGATCTCCTGCTCGCCCTGCGGGCCGCCGTAGTCGATCTTCACCAGCACGTCGACCCGCCGCACGACCCCGTGCGTGACCCCGGTCGTCCGC
This window contains:
- a CDS encoding DNA/RNA non-specific endonuclease, yielding MAGRESGKAAPGTGELLASLRRFIRARGSDYLRDDNVSSIGVGYKERDGRATKEISVQFTVRRKAQPEELEALGTTALPAVIVVDGFEVPTDVLQRQYRADFRVVSEAAAVDRKVRADPIAPGASVGHVGVSAGTIGCVVYDRADGTPYVLSNWHVLHGPGGALGEDVVQPGRHDDNRVDRNRLGRLVRSYLGKAGDCAIASIEDRGYDVNAMGLDVAVTQIGEPELGDKVVKSGRTTGVTHGVVRRVDVLVKIDYGGPQGEQEIGGFEIGVDPRNAPADGEISSGGDSGAAWIFKLGNGRPSKVLAGLHFAGEGGGDPDEHALACLPRSVFEKLEVTLDPPSAVVAQAVPTGYDADFLGVRVDVPALTAATRDDAVLLGGSERIDYTHFSLAMSGSRRFALWVAWNIDGGSLRKLDRDGIPFVKDPRLPADTQIGDELYKGNRLDRGHIARRADLIWGTAAVADKANTDSFYFTNITPQMDDFNQSAKAGLWGGLEDALFADVEVDDLRVSVSGGPVFAADDRVFRSVALPREFWKVITFTVDGELRTRAFLLTQNLDQLEALDLDEFRVFQVAVAELEERTGLRFPAVLHEADTAVPEVLGAGAGREPLAGTEDIDWA